Below is a window of bacterium DNA.
TGGCAGGACCCCGTCGTCCCGCCGGAAGGATCGTCAGGAAACCGATGGCGGCGCGCAGTCCCCTCATTCCGCCGGCGCTTCCATCAGTGCGCCTTGGGCCTTACGGTCCGAGACACCTGCCTCCTCGAATGTGGCCATCTCGGTGAGACAGGACGCGGCCGCTTCCACGATGCCCATGGCCAGGACCGCGCCGGTTCCCTCCCCGAGCCGCATCGCCAGGTCCAGGAGGGGGTCGAGTTGCATATAGGCCAGCACGGCCCGGTGGCCCGTCTCGGCGGAGCGGTGAGAGGCGATCAGGTAGTCGCTGACCGCCGGGCTCAGACGGTGGGCGATGAGGGCGGCCGCACCCGAGATGAACCCGTCCAGCACCACCGCCCGCCGCTCGGCGGCCGTTCCCAGCACGACGCCGGCCAGCACCCCGATCTCGAACCCGCCCACCTTGGCAAGCACGTCGACCGGGTCGTCCGGATCGGGCGAGTTGACCTCGAGGGCCTCTTCCACCACGGCGGTCTTGCGAAGCAGTTCCTCGGCGCTGCGACCGGTGCCTTTCCCGGTTGTCTCGGTGGGGGGTCTACCGGTCATCGCGGCAGCGATCGCGCTGGACGGCGTGGTGTTGCCGATCCCCATGTCGCCGGTAGCGACCAGGTCGGCGCCGTCGGCGATCACCTCGGAGGCCAGGCCTGCGCCGAACTCGATGCACCGGACGGCCTGGCGGCGGGTCATGGCGGGGCCCAGGGTGATATCGCCGGTTCCGGGTCCGATTCGTAGGGAGCGGAGGTCAGGATGCTCGGGCGGCGGAGCCGAGGCGATCCCGGCATCGACCACGATCCGGTGTACCCCGCCCAGCCGGCACAGCACGTTGATCGCAGCCCCCCCGTCGAGGAAGTTGCGCACCATCTGGCCGGTGACGGACTGCGGATACCCCGTGACTCCCTGTGCCACCACCCCATGGTCGGCGGCCGCCACGATGACCGCCTTCCCCCGGATCACCGGCCGCGCCGTACCGAACATACCGGCCAGGCGCGTGGCGACTTCCTCGAGCCGGCCCAGGCTTCCAGGGGGCTTGGTCAGTATGTCCTGCCGGGTGGCCGCCCGGCGCATTGCCGCCTGGTCCGCCGGACCGATCCGCGCCGTCACCCCGGCCAGGGTTCGGGGTCGGGCGGTCATTGGAAGCCTCCGGAGAGCGGGCCGGTTATAGTAGGCGCCGGCCCGGAGAGACAACCGGGCGCCATGGGGAACAGCGAAGTCCGGTGGAAGCCCGGCGCTGTCCCGCAACTGTCATGCCTCCCGCGTAGGGAGGACGAGCCAGGACGCCTGACCCCATGGTCACGAATCAGCTCTCGGAGGAAGGGTTGGTCGTGCAGGGGCTCGGAATCGAGAACCCAGCCGATCTCTCTTCATCCTCCGACCAGGAGGATGTTTTCTTATGCGGCGGACACAGCTGCTACTTGTAATCCTGCTGCTCGCCACGGCGTGCGGCGGGCAGGAAACGGCAACCACCCAGGCGAGTACCACCCTGGGCACGACCACCACCCCCGGCGCGGTCACCACGAGCACCGCGGCGGCCCCGGCCACCAGCCCGCCCCCGACGGCGGCATCGACTACCACCGCTCCGCCCCCGGAGGAGGCCCCGGAGCCGACCTTCCCCGT
It encodes the following:
- the cobT gene encoding nicotinate-nucleotide--dimethylbenzimidazole phosphoribosyltransferase; protein product: MTARPRTLAGVTARIGPADQAAMRRAATRQDILTKPPGSLGRLEEVATRLAGMFGTARPVIRGKAVIVAAADHGVVAQGVTGYPQSVTGQMVRNFLDGGAAINVLCRLGGVHRIVVDAGIASAPPPEHPDLRSLRIGPGTGDITLGPAMTRRQAVRCIEFGAGLASEVIADGADLVATGDMGIGNTTPSSAIAAAMTGRPPTETTGKGTGRSAEELLRKTAVVEEALEVNSPDPDDPVDVLAKVGGFEIGVLAGVVLGTAAERRAVVLDGFISGAAALIAHRLSPAVSDYLIASHRSAETGHRAVLAYMQLDPLLDLAMRLGEGTGAVLAMGIVEAAASCLTEMATFEEAGVSDRKAQGALMEAPAE